One part of the Longimicrobium sp. genome encodes these proteins:
- a CDS encoding DUF4178 domain-containing protein: MTRATASCPSCGAPVEFVSAASVQTTCRYCTSVLVRTDLDLRAVGVKSTVPPSVSPIRLGTRGSDGGRRFQVVGRLVYAYERGRWNEWHLAYDDGGTGWLSDAQAEYAITAQVPSAPVPTADQARPGTKVTVGGEPYTVGSLTRARYAGTEGELPFERWEPGEMSFADLRGEGGRFATLDYSENPPLLFAGRWVAFDDLALSELREPEEVKAAALTVACPNCGGSVTVHAAGLTVSVVCAHCRSVLDARSSAFKVLQTYHARLEHTPKIPLGTPGTLNGRAWEVIGFQVRSIRVEGRDYPWDEYLLFSPRYGFCYLTEYQGHWNRGETIRGVPRTVTAGMRPAAELDGRVFRHFQRAKAETTFVLGEFPWEVRAGDRAKVSDFVAPPYMLSSEETEGETTWTLSEYVPGAAVWKAFGMKGSPPSPRGVYANEPAPATGVRGKWAAALAMLALLVALAMVHYSAGGGTVGTPHRYGFDPLTPQEQQAQVIGPLVLGGRTSNVEVDVEAVLNNSWAYFDLSLADSAGQATQFGKEVSYYQGVEDGERWSEGSPRGSVRVPSVPPGRYWLRVEPQGELPYSYEVKVRRDVPMGWMYLVAALLLLLPPGLATLRSGLFETQRWAESDYAPND; the protein is encoded by the coding sequence GTGACGCGCGCCACCGCCTCGTGCCCCAGCTGCGGCGCGCCGGTGGAGTTCGTCTCGGCCGCCAGCGTGCAGACCACCTGCCGCTACTGCACCTCGGTGCTGGTGCGCACCGACCTGGACCTGCGCGCCGTGGGCGTGAAGTCCACCGTGCCGCCTTCCGTCTCGCCCATCCGGCTGGGCACGCGCGGCTCGGACGGGGGCCGCCGCTTCCAGGTGGTGGGCCGGCTGGTGTACGCGTACGAGCGCGGCCGCTGGAACGAGTGGCACCTGGCGTACGACGACGGCGGCACCGGCTGGCTCTCCGACGCGCAGGCCGAGTACGCCATCACGGCGCAGGTGCCCTCCGCGCCGGTCCCCACCGCGGACCAGGCGCGCCCGGGGACGAAGGTGACCGTCGGCGGCGAGCCCTACACGGTGGGCTCGCTCACGCGGGCGCGCTACGCCGGCACCGAGGGCGAGCTGCCGTTCGAGCGGTGGGAGCCCGGGGAGATGAGCTTCGCCGACCTGCGCGGCGAGGGCGGCCGCTTCGCCACCCTCGACTACAGCGAGAACCCCCCGCTGCTGTTCGCCGGGCGGTGGGTGGCGTTCGACGACCTGGCGCTCTCGGAGCTGCGCGAGCCCGAGGAGGTGAAGGCCGCGGCGCTGACGGTGGCGTGCCCCAACTGCGGCGGCAGCGTCACCGTGCACGCCGCCGGCCTCACCGTGAGCGTGGTGTGCGCGCACTGCCGGTCGGTGCTCGACGCGCGGAGCAGCGCCTTCAAGGTGCTGCAGACGTACCACGCGCGGCTGGAGCACACGCCGAAGATCCCGCTCGGCACGCCGGGAACGCTGAACGGCCGGGCGTGGGAGGTGATCGGCTTCCAGGTGCGCTCCATCCGCGTGGAGGGGCGAGACTATCCGTGGGACGAGTACCTGCTCTTCTCGCCGCGCTACGGCTTCTGCTATCTCACCGAGTACCAGGGGCACTGGAACCGCGGCGAGACCATCCGCGGCGTTCCCCGCACGGTGACGGCGGGGATGCGGCCGGCGGCCGAGCTGGACGGGCGCGTCTTCCGGCACTTCCAGCGGGCGAAGGCGGAGACGACGTTCGTCCTGGGCGAGTTCCCGTGGGAGGTGCGGGCGGGCGACCGGGCGAAGGTGAGCGACTTCGTGGCGCCGCCGTACATGCTCTCGTCGGAGGAGACGGAGGGCGAGACCACGTGGACGCTCTCGGAGTACGTTCCCGGCGCGGCGGTGTGGAAGGCGTTCGGGATGAAGGGCTCGCCGCCTTCGCCGCGCGGCGTGTACGCCAACGAGCCCGCGCCGGCCACCGGGGTGCGGGGGAAGTGGGCCGCGGCCCTGGCGATGCTGGCGCTGCTGGTGGCGCTCGCCATGGTGCACTACTCCGCGGGCGGCGGCACGGTCGGCACCCCGCACCGCTACGGCTTCGACCCGCTCACGCCGCAGGAGCAGCAGGCGCAGGTGATCGGGCCGCTGGTGCTGGGCGGGCGCACCAGCAACGTGGAGGTCGACGTCGAGGCCGTGCTGAACAACAGCTGGGCGTACTTCGACCTGTCGCTGGCCGACTCGGCCGGGCAGGCCACGCAGTTCGGCAAGGAAGTGAGCTACTACCAGGGCGTGGAAGACGGCGAGCGGTGGAGCGAGGGCTCGCCGCGCGGAAGCGTGCGCGTTCCCAGCGTGCCGCCGGGACGCTACTGGCTGCGCGTGGAGCCGCAGGGCGAGCTGCCGTACAGCTACGAGGTGAAGGTGCGCCGCGACGTACCCATGGGGTGGATGTACCTGGTCGCCGCGCTCCTCCTCCTCCTTCCGCCCGGGCTGGCCACGCTGCGCTCGGGGCTCTTCGAGACGCAGCGCTGGGCCGAGAGCGACTACGCGCCCAACGACTGA
- the speD gene encoding S-adenosylmethionine decarboxylase: MSGREWLVEAHGCRPAALADLATLRALFARMVGELGLHPVAEPQWHQFPGPGGITGLCLLAESHWSVHTFPEHGSLCLDLFCCVPRPEWNYEARLGELFGATGVVVRAVERPYAAVPAGSAA; the protein is encoded by the coding sequence GTGAGCGGGCGCGAGTGGCTGGTCGAGGCGCACGGCTGCCGTCCGGCGGCGCTGGCGGACCTGGCCACGCTGCGGGCGCTGTTCGCGCGCATGGTCGGCGAGCTGGGGCTGCACCCCGTGGCCGAGCCGCAGTGGCACCAGTTCCCCGGCCCCGGCGGCATCACCGGGCTGTGCCTGCTGGCCGAGAGCCACTGGTCGGTGCACACCTTTCCCGAGCACGGCTCGCTCTGCCTGGACCTGTTCTGCTGCGTCCCCCGGCCGGAGTGGAACTACGAGGCGCGCCTGGGCGAGCTGTTCGGCGCCACCGGGGTGGTGGTGCGCGCGGTGGAGCGTCCGTACGCCGCCGTGCCGGCCGGGAGCGCCGCGTGA
- a CDS encoding DUF350 domain-containing protein: MDDLMQHLVAALVYALLGIVIFVVAFVVVDRLTPGSLWKEIIDEHNTALAVMMGAISIGISIIIAAAIW, encoded by the coding sequence ATGGACGACCTGATGCAGCACCTGGTGGCGGCGCTCGTTTACGCGCTGCTGGGGATCGTGATCTTCGTGGTCGCGTTCGTGGTCGTGGACCGGCTCACGCCCGGATCGCTGTGGAAGGAGATCATCGACGAGCACAACACGGCGCTGGCGGTGATGATGGGCGCCATCTCCATCGGCATCTCCATCATCATCGCGGCGGCCATCTGGTAG